A stretch of Henckelia pumila isolate YLH828 chromosome 4, ASM3356847v2, whole genome shotgun sequence DNA encodes these proteins:
- the LOC140866106 gene encoding uncharacterized protein — protein sequence MLFAVEGGGFFSSSASGYSKGLTLLLLGQKNEAKPMRVTPWNQYQLVDQETVPDLQLASGNGRIARGCGSFGCFGRAATGLENSSPLKVGPNQNQEVLSEPTVFAESKNERNLADPIDDNVSARKIFSLKSSLKKSTDGSLSPVASAGVGCANRNEHEALSEMNYAAASQMGRRNVQWMDATGGELVEVREFEMSEDGLDNEFNDGNEKTCSCIIM from the exons ATGTTATTTGCAGTAGAAGGAGGAGGATTTTTCTCTTCTTCAGCTTCTGGATACAGTAAGGGTTTGACACTTCTATTATTGGGTCAGAAAAACGAAGCGAAACCCATGAGAGTAACTCCGTGGAATCAATACCAGTTGGTGGACCAAGAGACGGTTCCTGATCTCCAGCTGGCTTCTGGTAACGGTAGAATTGCACGTGGGTGCGGCTCGTTTGGATGTTTTGGACGTGCTGCGACTGGATTGGAGAACTCATCTCCTCTGAAAGTTGGACCTAACCAAAACCAAGAAGTCTTGTCAGAACCTACAGTTTTTGCTGAGAGTAAAAATGAAAGGAACTTAGCTGATCCAATTGATGATAATGTTAGTGCTAGGAAAATATTTAGTTTAAAGAGCAGTTTGAAGAAATCGACAGATGGTTCTCTGTCTCCAGTGGCTTCTGCTGGTGTAGGTTGTGCCAATAGAAATGAACATGAGGCATTATCTGAAATGAATTATGCTGCTGCTAGTCAAATGGGGAGGAGGAATGTGCAATGGATGGATGCAACTGGGGGAGAGCTTGTTGAGGTTCGGGAATTTGAGATGAG TGAAGATGGATTGGATAATGAATTCAACGACGGAAATGAAAAGACTTGTTCGTGTATCATAATGTAG
- the LOC140864493 gene encoding peroxidase 12, with protein MVSWSCLLFLLSNYLLVSTSFRYTNAQSGSQPIVEGLSWNFYDSSCPKLESIVRKQLKKVFKKDVGQAAGLLRLHFHDCFVQGCDGSVLLDGSASGPSEQSAPPNLSLRSEAFRIINDLRRRVQKKCGRVVSCADILAIAARDSVFLSGGPDYEVPLGRRDGLNFATRNATLANLPPPSSNTTALLTSLATKNFTATDVVSLSGGHTIGIGHCISFTGRLYPSQDPTMDQTFARNLKTTCPAANTDNTTVLDIRSPDTFDNKYYVDLMNRQGLFTSDQDLYTDSRTRGIVTSFAVNQTLFFEKFVIAMVKMSQLNVLTGKQGEIRGNCSATNSNNLWLSSIVEETKESSLSAF; from the exons atggtTTCTTGGTCTTGTTTGCTTTTCTTGCTATCTAATTATCTTCTAGTGTCCACAAGTTTTCGTTATACCAATGCTCAATCAGGGTCTCAACCTATAGTTGAGGGACTTTCATGGAACTTCTACGATTCCTCATGTCCAAAATTGGAATCCATTGTCAGAAAACAGCTCAAGAAGGTTTTCAAGAAGGACGTCGGCCAAGCCGCTGGATTGCTTCGTCTCCATTTCCATGATTGCTTTGTTCAG GGATGTGATGGTTCAGTACTGCTAGATGGATCTGCGAGCGGGCCCAGCGAACAATCTGCACCTCCTAACTTGAGTTTGAGGTCTGAGGCCTTCAGGATCATCAACGATCTCCGACGAAGAGTGCAGAAGAAGTGCGGTAGAGTTGTTTCTTGTGCTGATATTCTGGCAATTGCAGCTCGGGACTCTGTTTTTCTG TCTGGAGGCCCTGATTATGAGGTTCCATTAGGCAGACGCGACGGCCTAAACTTCGCAACAAGAAATGCGACCCTAGCCAACCTACCTCCGCCGTCAAGCAACACCACCGCCCTCCTCACCTCTCTCGCCACCAAGAACTTCACCGCCACGGACGTTGTCTCCCTCTCCGGCGGCCACACGATCGGAATCGGCCACTGCATCTCCTTCACGGGCCGCCTCTATCCTTCCCAAGATCCTACCATGGACCAGACATTCGCCCGGAACCTCAAAACAACCTGCCCCGCCGCAAACACAGACAACACCACCGTGCTCGACATACGATCGCCCGACACATTCGACAACAAATACTACGTCGATCTGATGAACCGCCAGGGGCTGTTCACTTCAGACCAGGATCTGTACACGGATTCCAGGACACGGGGGATTGTCACCAGCTTCGCGGTGAATCAGACATTGTTTTTCGAGAAGTTCGTGATTGCGATGGTGAAGATGTCGCAGCTGAACGTGCTGACAGGCAAACAGGGGGAGATTCGCGGGAATTGCTCGGCCACGAATTCGAACAATCTGTGGCTCTCTTCCATCGTGGAAGAGACAAAGGAGAGTTCGTTGTCGGCATTTTAA
- the LOC140861865 gene encoding uncharacterized protein has translation MISGGSTDGDSNRARKSWSRRESLGVEEGKPGAGPVITFGPRDLEGMNLPHNDALLIQARIANYDVRRVFVDSGSSPQGKMLPPITLGAGDVKKTIMTKFTLVEAPSSYNVILGRLDMNALRAVASAYHQKIKFPVGNKVGEV, from the exons ATGATTTCTGGGGGATCTACTGACGGAGATTCAAACAGAGCCAGAAAGTCTTGGAGCCGGAGGGAAAGTTTGGGGGTGGAGGAAGGAAAGCCGGGTGCAGGGCCAGTCATCACGTTTGGACCCCGAGATCTGGAGGGGATGAACCTGCCACATAACGACGCCTTGCTTATACAGGCCCGGATTGCTAACTACGATGTACGAAGGGTGTTTGTAGACTCAGGAAGCTCG CCTCAAGGGAAAATGTTACCACCCATAACCTTGGGAGCTGGAGATGTGAAGAAGACGATCATGACAAAGTTCACGCTGGTGGAAGCACCCTCCTCTTACAACGTCATCTTGGGGAGACTGGATATGAATGCCCTCAGAGCTGTGGCCTCAGCTTATCATCAGAAGATTAAATTTCCCGTGGGAAATAAGGTAGGAGAAGTCTGA